A segment of the Pseudonocardia sp. T1-2H genome:
GTGCACGGACGACTTCGTCAAGGTGTGCACGGTGAAGGGCCACGCGGTCCTCTCGCGGCGGCCGCTTTGCCCGAACCTCGCGCCAGTTACTACTCATCGCCCTCGCCCTCCATCCAGCGTTCGTATCGCTTCTCTGCGACCGGTACGGCTTCGTCGTACCAGTCCTGCCAGCGCCCGGACTTGTCTCCCGCTACCAACAGCACAGCCCGCCGGGCTGGATCGAAGATGAACAAGATCCGCACCTCCGACGTTCCTGCTGATCCGGACCGAAGCTCTTTCAGGTTGTGAAGCGGTGATCCCTTGATCTTGTCGACCAAGGGTCGTCCTAGCGTGGGTCCGTCCTGCTCCAGCTTGTCGATAGCGATCCGGGTCAGGAGCACCTCTGGCGGTGGGCCGGTCGAGCCGCACCGAGTTCCCGGCCCCCGGTTCAGGGCACGTAAACGCGACGCGCGCTGATCGCCGCACACGACGGCTCACCGCCGAAGGTGCTCCTGACCCGGCTCGCCGACCGCGAGCGCACTCTCATCGCGACGGCGTCCGCCGGCCGTGACGGGCTGACCGTTACCCGGGCCGACTGATGGTGTCGACGTCGGCTCACTGGCGCGCGAACACAGCCAGAGCACGCCCGAGCTCGTCCTGCGCCGGCGTGTCCGCCGCCGATTGTCGCGCTGACCTGCCCCGACGAGGAACGGCCCACGGTTCGGGAAGCCAGCGTCTCCGAGGCACGGTAGAGCCGGATGGTGGTGCTCACGTCTGTCGGGGCACGAGGGTCCCCATCCTCTCGATCGTGGTCAACATCCGGTCGAGCAGATTCGCGGCGGCGCAGCGGCGCGCCGGCCGCCGGGACCAGACAGGACGGCCCGGCGTTGGTCTCGGTCTCGGTCAGGTTGGCGAGCGCGGGGAAGCTCGGCTGGTGATTCCCGCGAACGGATCGCGCATCTCGGTCGCTTCCCGCCGATCGTGTTCCGCGGAGGCTCGATCACCGTCGAAGCAGTCCGGCGACGGGTGCAGCGGCTCAGATCCCGAGCATCGTCGTGGCGTTCTCCTGTCACGGCGGCGGCAACCATCCAGCTCTTACAGCCCGAGCTGGGTGGCCGCGTTGTCCTGCCAGGCCGTCTCGAGCCGCACGTAGGCCCCCAGCGTGGCCAGCGACCGGTGTCGGGTCTGGTGGGCGATGGCGCGGTCCGACGCGCCGCGCAGGTGGGCGTAGGTGACGAACCCGGCGCGCAACGAGTGCGCGGAGAACGGGCCGCCGGGCAGCCCGGCCCGCGCGACGGCCGCCTGGACCAGGTCGTTGATCGACTCGGGGTGCAGGGCGCGGCCCAGCACCCGGTTGCCCCGGCTGATCTTGCGGAACACCGGCCCGTCGGCGATGCCGGCGGCGTCCAGCCAGGTCTGCACCGCGGTGACCGGGCAGTGCGCCCGGCGCCCGGCGCGGGGGAGCACGACGAGCTCGTGCTCCTCGCCGCGCTGGTTCGTCTTCGACCGCGGCAGGGTGAGGACCAGCCCGCGGTCGTGCGCGCTGATCTCCTCGACCCGCAGGGCCGCGAGCTCGGAGCGGCGCAGCGCGGCGAAGAACCCGACCAGCAGCAGCGCCCGGTCCCGGAGGCCGGCCAGATCGGGTTCGGGCGGGCGGGTCTTCCAGACCTTGGTCTGCGGGCAGTGGTCGAGCACGTCGAACAGCGCCGGCGGCATCAGCGGGGCGGCCTGGTCGGGCGGGGCGCCGTGGGTGCGGCGGATGCCCTCCCAGACCGCGACCACCCGGGCGCCGGTGGTCGGGTCCGGCAGGTCGCGCAGCTGGTGGGCGAACCGGATCGAGGACAGCCGACGGCTCATCGTGCCGACCTTCGCCCCGGCCCGGGCCAGCTCGGTCAGGTAGGCCGAGATGGTGTCGGCGGCCGCGGGCAGCGGATCGCGGGGCAGCCGGGCGCACCAGGCGGTGAACTCGGCCCAGTCGCTGCGGTAGCCGCGCAGGGTGTTCGGGGCGCGGGCGGCCTCGACGTAGGCGGCCTCGTCCTCGGAAAGCGGGAGCTCCGTGGCAAGCTCGAGCGGGTCGGCGTGGAGGCCTGGGACAGGCGGGCCGCCGCTCGGCTCGATGGTCATGCCGATTCCTCGGAGGCCTGGCGGGCGAGAAGCCGGTCGGTGAGCTCAATCGTGGCCAGGTACCACCAGAACACCCAGTCGTGGAACGCCGGGTCGTAGTCGGTGTGCTGCTTCTCGTTGCTGTGCCGTAGATCGAACCTGTTCGCGATGAGAAAGAGAGCATCCTCGTCTGCGCTGAACAACCCAGCCTTCAGCAGGCCCTTCCGCTTCTCCAGGATCCGGTGCAGCGCGACGACTGCTGAGCGCTTGTCGTGTGTTGTCGCCTCGCGCCGTCGGAACAGCGAGATCGCGTGTTGGACCTCATCAGCGGCTTCGGGGTCGGGGGAGGCCAGGGCCCGCTCGATGAGCTCGCTGCGTGCCTCGTCGGTGACCCGCACCAGCCGGCCCTCGTCCTCGCCGGTGTCGGCGAGCCGCAGGTCGTCTCTGCAGTCGGCCAGGACCCGGTTGACCAGCACGCGGTACACGCGACGACCCGCATCGACGTCGAAGTCCTCGAAGTGCGGGCCACAGACCTCGGGCTCGTGCAGCCAGCGCCGCCGCGGCCGGGCCACGAGGTCGTGGAGGACTTCGACCAGGCCGTAGAACGTGTCCGGATCAAGCGTCTCGGGACGCACCGGCCAGAGCTTCCGGCCGGGCGGCCCGGGGTTGTTCAGGCGTTCCATCAGCTCGGCGTCGAGGTCAGGCTGCTTCGAGGGGCCCTTCTCGACGCACGGCGTACTGAAATCCCGGGCCAGGTAGCCCAAGTCGTCGAGCCGCCAGACAAGGAACGCGAAGTGGAACGGCGCATCCACCGGCGTGAGCGGGGGCTCGATGAGGGCTCCGGGTTGCCGCGCGGGCCAGTAGGGCCGGGGCTCGACGTGCTCGCGGAGCTCGTCGAGGTGCAGGAGGAGCTCGTCGACCCAGCGGCGCCCCGCCCACTGCTCGCCCTGGGCCATGTCGACCTCGAAGACGTGGTGGAAGTCGCCGGCGGGGATCTGCGTGTGGAAGGCCTCCTCCAGCAGTCCGTAGACGTCCGAGGGCGCCCAACCGCGGAAGGGATGTTCGTAGAGCGCGAGCAGCTCGTCGCGGACGAGCTCGCGGGGCCAGTCCAGCGCGTAGTCGACGGAGGTCCAGATCGAGGGCGGCACGCGGGCGCACGCTACCGGCTATTACCCGGGATTCCGTGCATTATCCCGGGTAATACGAGTCGGTGAACGGATCTCGGTCCAGCCTCGGTGCCGGCTCGGTCAGTGGCCGAGCAGGGTGGCTAGCGCCGCCGCGGTGGTGCCGCACGACAGGTAGCCGGTGACCTTGTGAAAGTTGAACACGCCGACCGGAGTGGTCAGGTCGGCGTCGATGCCGGTGAAGTACCCGGCGGCCAGGCCGCACGGGACCGCGATCACATCGCCCGGGTCGGCGATGTTGATCCACCGCTGGACTCCCGGCGGGCGCTGCCCGCGTCCCCTGGTGGGGCCAGGTTGGAGCCGGTCGAAGATGACGTTCGGCATGCCCAGTGGCGACCCAAAGGTGACCAGCAGCTAGATGTGGTGACCCACCAGGTTGTTGACCGGCCCTAGCTTGGGGAGTCGGGTGATGGGTGGGTGGCCGCCGATGGCGGAGTGGGCTCGTTGAGTGTTGTAGGCGTGGACCCAGCTGTCGAGCGCGGCGAGCCGTTCGGTGTTGGACAGCCACGCCTGGGCGTAGGCGAACTCGTCGAGCAGGGTCCGGTTGAACCGCTCGGCCCTCCCGTTCGTCCAGGGACAGTGCGGGCGGGTGAACCGGCGTCGGATCTGGAGTTCGGCGCAGGCCCCGGTCCACTGCCTCCCGACGCGGTAGACCCTGGCGTTGTCGGTCAGGACACGGCGGACGGTGACCCCGTGGCGGGCGAACCAGGCCGTTGCCCGGCGCAGGAACCCGGCGCAGTTGGGGTCACGCTCATCGGGGAGTGCTTCGAGGTAGGCCAGCCGGGAATGGTCGTCGACCGCGACATGGAGGAAGTCGTAGCCGTTGCCACGCCCACGAACCGCTTCGCTGCGTCCGTGTAGCCGCCAGCCGCCGCCCTCGGGGACTCGTCCGAGCTTCTTCACATCGACATGGAGCAGGTCGCCGGGTCGGGGGTGCTCGTAGCGGCGGGGGGAGTGTTGGCGGCGCACCGGGGCGCCGGTGATCGGGTCGATCGCGCGCAGCGGCAGGACCTGGTTGCGGCGCAGGATCCGTCCAACGGTCGAGGCCACCAGCCCGAGCCGGCGGGCCAGGAACACCGGGCCCCGACGAGCGGTGGCCCGCAAGGCCAGGACCCGTGCTTCGATCTCGGCCGGGATCCGGGCAGGGCTGCGGTGTGGGCGGGAGGAACGGTCGAGTAGCCCGGCCCAGCCCTCGGTCTGGTAGCGGCGGATCCACTTGTAGACGGTGGCCCGGGAGATCCCGAGCTGTTCAGCGATCCGAGCCGCCGGCCACCCCGCCCGCCAGCGAGTCACGATCAGCCGGCGGGCATAGACCGTCGTGCGGGCATTAGCGTGTGCCACCGAGGACCTCCGGTGTTCGAGGCGGATGCGTCAGACACACCCACTTCGCCCGGAGGTCCTCCCTCAGATCAACCCGACACGCCCTGCGGCCCGTCAACAACGTCCCGGGTCACCACAGCTAGACCTCAAGATCGGCCCGCGCCCACAAGGTCTCGTAGGCGACCACCGAGCCCAGAGAGTGCGCGAGCACCACCCGCGGCCGCTCGCGCCCGATCGTGTCGGCGACGGTGTCGCGCACGGCGGCCCGTCGGTCTGGGTCGGTGAGATAGCGGTTGACCTCTCGACAGGAGGTGGCGACTAGTAGCCGCACCAGCGCATGATCGAGCCCGAACTCCTTCGCGATCCAGTTCGCCGCCGCCCGGGCTGGTTGGGTCAGCCGCCCCTGCGCCACCTCGGTCGGGGCACCGAGCGCGTGGGCCCACCCGAGCAGGAGCTGCTGCTCGGGATCGGTCAGCTGCGCCGGGTCGCCGACACCTTGCGCGGTATCGCCGGCGAGGTGGTGGGCGTAGTAGGCCACCACCGCCTCGACCTGCGAACCGGTGCCGAGACCCTGACGGACCGCCGGTGTCCACCGGCGGCCCAGGATCGCGGCTGCGTCGTCGGGGGTTCGGCCGGCCTGACAGTTCCCGATCCCGTGGATCCCCACCACACGGACCGTCACCGCGGCTCCTTCTCGGTCCGCTCAAGGATCACGATGTCCCAGCCGATCCCGGCCACGATCACCTCTCCCGCGCCCACTGCAAGCGCCTGGCAGCTCCCCGGCAGATCCACGCGGTCGATCTCCCCCGCCCGGACAGGTCCCAGATCCGCACCCTGCCGCCGACGCCGCCGGTGACGGCGATCGGGCGCCCGTCGAGCGTCGTGCAGGCCACCGCCGTCACGCCGCCGCGGTGGGCGGTGAGCGGGTTGCCGATCGGGGTGCCGGTGGTGAGGTCCCAGATCCGCACCGTGCTGTCGCCGCCGACGCCGACGCCGCCGGTGACGGCGATCGGGCGCCCGTCCAACGTCGTGCAGGCCACCGCCGTCACGGCGGCGGTGTGGCCGGTGAGAGTCGCGCGGAGGGCGGTGTTGACTTGGCTACCGGTAGCCCAGCGTGGCCGCCACCAAGGAGGCGGTGGCACGGCGGAGATGCTCTCACTAAGGCGCGGTACGCCGTAGCGCGCCGCGTCGATGGCCAGGATGTCGCGCCGTTGCCGGGTAGTCCGGGTGGCGTGCCGGTCGGCCGAGGCCCGGTAGGTGGCGGCGGCCAGTCGGGCGTTCGGGTCGATGGCGTGGTCGAGGGCAGGGGTGAGCGTGGCCGGGTCGGCGTGGACGAGGAACCCGGGATCGGTGAGGAGTTCATCGACGCGGTGCGCGTCGGTGGCGTGCTGGATGAGGTGGTGCACCCGCCCGGACTCGCCGTGGCGCCGGGCGCTGCTCCCAGCGGCGGCCACGGGGCTCGATCGGAACGGTGCTCAGGAGGCCGTCGAGGTTTCGGTCGGCGCCGGTGTCGGGGTCAGTGGCACCGATTCGGGGGTCGGTGCGAAGGTGGTCGGCCAGGCCTTGGTGGAACAGCCGGTACAGCGCGGCGCCGTCGGTGTCGGCGGTGGTGCGCAGGTAGAACGACAGCGCCGCGAGCTCGTCGGCAACCTCGTTAACATTCGGCGGCTCCGGGCGCCCCGTGACCGCTGCCAGCACCGCGGGGAGCACCGCGCGTGCGATGCCCGCCCCGCGTGCGGCCGGGCCCCCGCGCCGCGACGTAGATCTTCGCGAAGACCTGGTGGAGCAGGTGATACTGCCGGACGAACTCCGAACGATCCAACGTCGTCTCCACCACGGCGTGCTGCAGGTCGTAGAGGTCCCAGCGTGGGCGGCCGTTGGGCTGCAGCTCGACCACCTGCTCCAGGTGGGCGCCCCACTCCGTCCCGGGGATCGGGGTCAGGATCGTGAAGGTCGGATAGTCGACGTCGTTGTCCCGGATGAAGGCTACGACGTCGGCGAACTGGCGGTGGGTGTAGCTGGGCTTGATGATAAAGTTGGACATGGTCGCGATGCCGAGCTCGCGGGCGGTGGCGAGGGCCTGCACGATTTGGCCCCGGCGCTGGCGCTTGTGGTACTCGGCCAGCTCGTCGTCGAAGATCGACTCGATGCCGAAGAAGACGCGCCGCAGGCCGAGGTCGTGCCAGCGCTCCATCAGCGTCCTGTCCCGCAGGAACGAGTCGATCCGGCAGTAGCTGAAGTACTCCTTCTGCAGGCCTGCCGCGGCGATCCGGTCGGCAAGGGCGTGCATGCGCCGCACATTGACGAAGGGCTCGTCGTCGACGAGGAACACATCGGACTCGGGGATCGCGGCGATCTCGGCCACGACATCGTCGACGTCCCGGACCATGTACTTGCCGTCCATGATCTTCCAGAGGGAGCAGAACGAGCACCGGAACGGGCACCCGACCGTGGTCCGGACCAGCGCGATCGGCTGCATCCAGTCGATGAAGTACCGGTGCCGGTCACCCCGCGTCAGCTCGCGGTCGGGCCAGGGCATCCGCGTGAGGTCGACGGCCGCCGGCGGCCCGCCCGACACGAACTGCCGGTCCCGCAGGCGGCTCCACAGCCCAGGGATGCCGGTGCCCGAGCCGCCGCTCCCGATCTGTTCGAGCAGCGCGCCGAACGGTGCGGTGCCCTCCCCCACCACGACGTGGTCCACCGGCGGCTCGAAGAAGTCGTCAGGGAGCAGCGTCGCGTGGTGGCCGCCGACGACGGTGCGACACGCCGGGAGGACGCGCTTGACCAGAGCGCAGATCTCCAGGTTGCGCAGGACGTGCATCGAGTAGCCGGTCACGCCCGCGACGTCGGGTCGCCATGCCGCGAGCACGCCCTCCAGGTCGTCGGGGTGCAGCCGCAGGTCGAGGATCCGCACCTCGTGCCCGGCCAGCCGCGCGGTCGCACCGACGTACTCGAGGGCGAGCGGCTCGGCGATCGCACCCAGGTCACCCCACCCGATCAGCTCCCAGGCCACGTTCGGGTAGATCAGCAGCACCCGCATCGCCGGCTCCTCATCCGTCGGTCCCCAGGCTCACCGGATCCTTCGCACTCACCGGAGGGTCACCGTCAACGTCCACGACCGGAACACCCCGAGGCTCAACCGGAACCGGTCGGCGACCCTCAGCCGCCACCGTCCGCGGATCGGCTGGCCGGTCAGGCCCAGCAGGCCGGGCGCCGACGCCGCGTCGTACACCATGACGAGGTCCGTGCCCGGGTCGGGATCCGCGGTACGCAGGACGACGTTCGTGCCTGCTGGGCTCGTTACCGTGACCTCGAGGTCGCCGCGGAACTCGTGCGCGACGTCGACCGCCACCTCGACCGTCCCGACCACGCCGTCGACGTCGAATGACACCTCGCTGGAGATCCCGACCGGATCCTTGTCCGGGATGGCCCGCCGGGGCCGGGCCGTCGCGCTGTGCCGCGTGGGAGTAACGACGGGGATCCCGGGCGTCGAGAAGTCCTCGACGAGACCGTCGAGGCGGGCCCCGTCGCTCGACGCCCCCGGCCCCATCCCGAACCGGGCGAAGGCCGTCCACAGCGCGGTCCGCGCCGCGGCGTGCGCGACGGCGGTGAGTTTTCCGCTGGCACGCATGCCCTCGAGCGCGCGCAGCATCGCGTCGCGCGCGTCGAGGAAGCTCGGGTTGGCCGGGGCGAGCTTGAGCGAGTCGACCACGACCTGCAGCGCCAGCGGCGTGCCGGTTCCGCGGGCGAACTCCATCAGGGTCGCACACCACAGCTCGCCGATCTGGTGCTTGGTGGCGAACTCGGGCGTCCCGAGGTCGCCGAAGCTGCCGGGGTAGTCGGCGTCGTAGCGGTGGCGGCGGATCCCGTCCGGATTGTCCACCACCCACGCACCGATGACCGGCTCCTCCGTGATGCTGCAGGCGAAGAAGTCGCTCCAGCCCTCGCTCATCCCAGCGCTCTGCGCTGCGGTGAGCGACAGGGTGTTGATCGGCCCGCCGACGAGGCGGCTGGTCACCCCGTGGGTGTACTCGTGGAACACGACGGTCGCGTCGAGCGCGGTGTGCCGGCCGGTCGCCTCGACGATCCCCACATTGAGGCGAGGCCGCGCCCCGTCCTTCGGGGTCGTCATGTTCGCGGTGGCCGCGACGGTGCCCGGGAACACCGTCGCCACGACCGAATCGCTCGCCACCCCGCCACGGCTGAGCGTGTCGGCCTGGAAGTTCCCGTCGGCCTCCCGGAACCCGAGCAGGTAGAACAGGTCGTGCAGGAGGCAGCAATAGTAGAAGAGGTTGACGACCCGTTGCGGGCCGGCGTCCGCGCCGCTGAACTCGACCTGCCCCCCACGACGGTGCCGCTCACCGGCTCGCCACCCTGCGTGTCGACCGCGGACACGCTGTTGCCCACCGTCTGCAGGCCGACGAGCCAGTCGTCGGGGAAACCGGCCGGGAGCGCGGTCGCGGTCTGCACCGGGTACTCCCCCAGTGGTCGCGGGAACTGCACGGTGGTCCGCTGTTCGGCGCCGTTCTGCAGGAAGACCTCCCCGCGCCCGGCTATGCCCTGCGTGATCGAGGTCGCGTAGAGGATGGCGCCGTCGACGCCGTCGACGATGACCACGACGGACCGCACTGGCTCGGGGAGGTGCAGCTCCATCAGCCAGCCGAGGCGCAGGCCGCCCCGGACCGGCAACCACACCAGGTGGCACGCGATGCCCCTACCGGCGAACGGCCCCGGCTCAACGACCGTCGGTCGGGCCGGCAGGTCGGGAAAGGCGGCGATGACGTTCACCGGTACGACGGCGAGTTCGGGGAGGGTCCCGGTGCTCTGGCCGAAGGCATCGATCTCGGGCTCCCGGTTCTCGGGCTCGTTCAGGAATCCGACGGCGCGGGAGACGGCGTCACCTGCGTCGACCGGAAGGGAGCCCGGGTCAACGCGGCCGACCTCGACGGTCGACCCGATGCTCTCCTGAAGTGCACCGTCGGGCCCGAACAGGACCGTGGTGTCGGCCTGGAACAGCGGGATCCCGCGGTGGACCTGCTGGGCGTGCACCGCGACCGCGCCCGAGCTGGCCGTCTGGACGTTTGGGTCGGTCACGAACTCGATCTGTTCTCCCTCTCTGAGCCCCGACGACGGCCGCGTCTCCTGCAGGTGCAGGAGGGCTCGGCCGAGGAAGGTGCCCGGCCGCACCTCCAGCCCGGAGGCGGCGGCTGCCGACGTCTGGACGTACCGATCGAGGTCGCGGGTGTCGACGTCTTTCATGTCTGAGCCACCTCCCACGGCGCCCCGCCGAGCGCCGTGCTCTCTAGGAGCCGCCGGCCCTCGTGGTCGTCGAGCGTCAGGTCGAGGACACCGGCGGCCTCGAGCCGGCGCACCGTGCGCACGGTCGCGTCCGGGTCGACGCCCAGCCTCTCTAGGAGGTCCGCCATCCGGGGGACGGTCGCCTCCGTGGCGATGTGCAGAACCTCCTGCTCGTCGGGACGGAGCAGGCGAGGTCGCCGGTAGCGGTGGAAGCGGACGCGGTCGTCCCCCGGCGCAGGGCGGCCGACCGCTGCGGAGACCGTCACCCGGAGTCGGAGCAGCGCCGCGCCGGCCTCGACGGGGTCGATCCGGTGCTCGCGCCCGGCGATGACGAGCCGTCGGACACCCAGTCGCAGGGCGCTCTCCACCGCATGCGTCGGTCGGCACGGTAAGCCGCGGCGAAGCCGGTCGTCGACCAGCACCGCCGGGGACCGGCACCAGTCCGGCAGCGGTCGCTGCGTAGCGAGTACGTCGATCACGGCCTGACGCAGGTCGGTACGGCAGTCGTCGCGCTCCGGCGGCGTGACGGTGCGGGCCGCGGCCAGGACGACCGCCCAGTGCGCCTCGACGACCAGGGCGGCGTCCGGGTCGACCGGTGTGTCCGGCGCGAGCCAGGCGATGCCGGCGGGCCGGCCGGACGCGGGCACTGCCCAGCCGCACCCGCGCAGCCGGGCGAGCAGCGCGTCGGTCACCCGCCGCGGATCCGGGGTGCCGCGCAGGTTCACGGTCCCGTCGACCGCCGCGGCGACCCGCGCGCCCACGGCCTCCGGATGATCGATCGCGGCCCACAGCAAGGCCGCGCGCAGCCACGACCACGCCGCCCTCCCGGGCGCCCCTTCCAGCGCGTCGAGGTGTGCCGCGCACAGCTCGGCGTGCAGCAGGTCGAACTGGCTCCCGACGCGATGGGTCGTCGCGAACGCCGCGGCGTAGTGGGCCCGGGCGGCACCGGCCTTCCCGCGCCGCCGGTGCAGGCGGGCGAGGTTCATCTCGTTGACGTAGCGCAGCCGCTGGTCGGGCTCCGCCGACGAGCGCAGCGCCGCCGCGATTTCGTCCTCGAGGGCGAGGGCAGCGGGAAGGTCACCGTTGCGCAGCGCGGCCAGCGCGGTGATGTTCATCAGGTAGAGGAACTCGCGGCGCTGCCGCCAGCCGGCAAGGGAGTCGGCGGCCGCGGTGAACTCGGCGAGTGCCTTCTGCGGTTCCCCGGACATCACCAGCCCCCATCCGCGGCTCTGCTGCAGGAAGCCCCGCAGCTCGGCCGGTGCGGACGCCGGTGCCGGTACGGCCGCCGCGGCGACGTCGAACCGCCGCAGCGCGATCGCGAGCCCGCACAGCTGGGCTTCGCACACGGCGCGCGCATGCGGGGTGCGGGCGCACCGCACGGCGTGGCCGAGCAGGTCGAACGCCGCCTCCTCGTGGTGGTGCGCGAGCTCGGCCCACGCCTGCCGGCACAGGAGGGCGAGGTCGATGAAGTGGGCGTTCCCATAGCGCTGTGCGTAGGCGCACAGGCCGGACAGGCCGCGGGTCCGGGCTGCGAGGCGGTCGAAGTCCAGCGGGCCGGCCGCGGCCGCCGTACACCGCAGCGCGGGCGGCACCACGAACAGCCCAGAGGGGGTCGGGAGCAGGGCCGCTACAGCGGGGTCGTCGGCGAAGGCGCCCTGCAGCGCAGGATCGACCAACCCCGGGACCAGCGCGAGCGTCGTCCGCGCGGCCGAGCCCGGATCGGGACGCCCGAGGTTGCCCGCCGCCGTGAGTGCCTCGGCATCCGCGACGACCAGGGTCAGGTCGGGCTCGATCCGGCGGCGCAGCCCGGCCAGGAACGCGCGGTCGTAGCGGCTCGGCGCCTCCGGTGAGACCGGCAGGACGGCCAGGCAGCCGCCGACCCCCCTGCGGCGCAACCGCTCGCCCACGATGTCCGCGGCCGTGATCGCGTCGATCACCAATAGGTCGCCGAGGGACTCCCGATCAACCGCGTGCCCGATGAAATCCGCGTACTCAACGGCGCGCAGCGACCAGTCGACGTCGGTCGCGGCGGCATCGGCGATGCCCAGGTCGATGCCGGACCCGAGGGCGGCATCGACCTGGGCGGCGAGCTGCGCCGCCGCGCTGCGGCCCCCCCAGGCACCCAGGCTGAGGTCGGCGACGACCCACACGCCCGACTCCAGGCCGCGAGCGTCCAGCCCCGCCGGCAGCACGGTCATCTGTCCGGATCACCGCCTAGTGCGGTGAGGTAGACCGTGGAGTGGTTCAGACCGTCCAGGTCGAGGTAAGCGTCGACGTCACGGTCGAAGTAGCCGCCGACGTTGACAGCTGCGAAGCCGAGCGCCGCTGCGATGAGGTCGATGTTCTGCCCGACATGCCCGGCCTCCAGCAGGACGAACCGGTAGCCCCGGTCCCCGTACTTGAAGGTGGAGCGGTAGAAGATCGCGGTGATGAAGATCGTCGCCGCTGCCGCGCGGGCGATGCCGGGCTGGACGAGCGCCGATTCGAAAGCCGGTGCGGGTTCCTCGCGCAGGAGCCGGAGAACGTGCCGCACCGGCTCGTAGTGGAACAGGCCGGCGGGGAGCCCGACGACGGCGGCGGCGTGGACGTACATCTCGAGCGGGTAGAGCGCACCGCCCGACGGGACGCTGCGGAAGGCGCGGGGGAACGGACCGTCGGGTTGCTGTTCCCGGACGCCGTAGGCGTAGTGGAGAACCGTCGAGAGGTCGCCGAGGGGTATCGCGCAGGAGGTCAGTTTCCGGCCCGTGGCTCGGCGGTCAAGCGCGGTCTGGAGGTCGACGGTGCGCAGCCCGGTCCGTCGGGGCAGCTCGAACAGGGGGTGGCCGCGGTAGGACAGCGACTCGTGCAGGCGCTGCATCTGGTCGACGACGACCTGGTCCGGGGGAACCCCGCGGTGGCGGCTGGTCTTGGAGTTCTCGTGGAAGATCTCCCACGCGACGTCGTCCGACGGCGGTGCCGTTGTGCGGGGGGCCGGGATCCTGCTCACCTCGGGCTCCTCACGGGAAGGGGTGGGGCGCGGGGTTGTCCTCGGCGACGATGCCCGGGTGGCCGAGGCGCTGCGGCACCTCCCACAGCCGCGACCCGCCCAGCGCGCGGTAGCGGTGCCCCATGTAGAGCGGATGCAGGCCGGGCACGATCGCCCGCACGACGGTGAAGCCGGCGGATGCCACGTCCGGTGTGGTCAGATCAAGCAGCAGGACGTCGTGTCCTGCCGCCGCGAGCTGCCCTACGATGTGGCGGAAGCGCTCGCCGTCGTCACGGCCGGGGACCTCGCGCCGCAGGTCCGCCGGCCCGCCGCCGGAGAGGAAGTCGGCCCGATCGGCGTTGCGGTGATCGCACCAGAAGTTGAGGTGGTCGAGCTGGTCGACCACGTTG
Coding sequences within it:
- a CDS encoding M36 family metallopeptidase encodes the protein MPPGVVAGPGRPAPRLADGAAPPRASAVRRGHRRRRRRRHPLRDLDHAGHSRARGGLPAERRRTADHRAVPATTGGVPGADRDRAPGRFPRRLARRPADGGQQRVRGRHAGWRAGERHRRGGQVEFSGADAGPQRVVNLFYYCCLLHDLFYLLGFREADGNFQADTLSRGGVASDSVVATVFPGTVAATANMTTPKDGARPRLNVGIVEATGRHTALDATVVFHEYTHGVTSRLVGGPINTLSLTAAQSAGMSEGWSDFFACSITEEPVIGAWVVDNPDGIRRHRYDADYPGSFGDLGTPEFATKHQIGELWCATLMEFARGTGTPLALQVVVDSLKLAPANPSFLDARDAMLRALEGMRASGKLTAVAHAAARTALWTAFARFGMGPGASSDGARLDGLVEDFSTPGIPVVTPTRHSATARPRRAIPDKDPVGISSEVSFDVDGVVGTVEVAVDVAHEFRGDLEVTVTSPAGTNVVLRTADPDPGTDLVMVYDAASAPGLLGLTGQPIRGRWRLRVADRFRLSLGVFRSWTLTVTLR
- a CDS encoding IS481 family transposase, whose translation is MAHANARTTVYARRLIVTRWRAGWPAARIAEQLGISRATVYKWIRRYQTEGWAGLLDRSSRPHRSPARIPAEIEARVLALRATARRGPVFLARRLGLVASTVGRILRRNQVLPLRAIDPITGAPVRRQHSPRRYEHPRPGDLLHVDVKKLGRVPEGGGWRLHGRSEAVRGRGNGYDFLHVAVDDHSRLAYLEALPDERDPNCAGFLRRATAWFARHGVTVRRVLTDNARVYRVGRQWTGACAELQIRRRFTRPHCPWTNGRAERFNRTLLDEFAYAQAWLSNTERLAALDSWVHAYNTQRAHSAIGGHPPITRLPKLGPVNNLVGHHI
- a CDS encoding site-specific integrase — translated: MTIEPSGGPPVPGLHADPLELATELPLSEDEAAYVEAARAPNTLRGYRSDWAEFTAWCARLPRDPLPAAADTISAYLTELARAGAKVGTMSRRLSSIRFAHQLRDLPDPTTGARVVAVWEGIRRTHGAPPDQAAPLMPPALFDVLDHCPQTKVWKTRPPEPDLAGLRDRALLLVGFFAALRRSELAALRVEEISAHDRGLVLTLPRSKTNQRGEEHELVVLPRAGRRAHCPVTAVQTWLDAAGIADGPVFRKISRGNRVLGRALHPESINDLVQAAVARAGLPGGPFSAHSLRAGFVTYAHLRGASDRAIAHQTRHRSLATLGAYVRLETAWQDNAATQLGL
- a CDS encoding B12-binding domain-containing radical SAM protein, whose translation is MRVLLIYPNVAWELIGWGDLGAIAEPLALEYVGATARLAGHEVRILDLRLHPDDLEGVLAAWRPDVAGVTGYSMHVLRNLEICALVKRVLPACRTVVGGHHATLLPDDFFEPPVDHVVVGEGTAPFGALLEQIGSGGSGTGIPGLWSRLRDRQFVSGGPPAAVDLTRMPWPDRELTRGDRHRYFIDWMQPIALVRTTVGCPFRCSFCSLWKIMDGKYMVRDVDDVVAEIAAIPESDVFLVDDEPFVNVRRMHALADRIAAAGLQKEYFSYCRIDSFLRDRTLMERWHDLGLRRVFFGIESIFDDELAEYHKRQRRGQIVQALATARELGIATMSNFIIKPSYTHRQFADVVAFIRDNDVDYPTFTILTPIPGTEWGAHLEQVVELQPNGRPRWDLYDLQHAVVETTLDRSEFVRQYHLLHQVFAKIYVAARGPGRTRGGHRTRGAPRGAGSGHGAPGAAEC
- a CDS encoding type II toxin-antitoxin system RelE/ParE family toxin, with amino-acid sequence MCGDQRASRLRALNRGPGTRCGSTGPPPEVLLTRIAIDKLEQDGPTLGRPLVDKIKGSPLHNLKELRSGSAGTSEVRILFIFDPARRAVLLVAGDKSGRWQDWYDEAVPVAEKRYERWMEGEGDE